The Xanthomonas sontii genome contains a region encoding:
- a CDS encoding YdeI/OmpD-associated family protein, protein MTGAADPIRFQATLLRPATPPDASWCFLLLPAAASAALPTRGLASVEGRFAGHPFQATLQPDGQGGHWLQVEEAMLAAAAVEVGTTMTLEIAPAAVEPEPVLPDDLARALVAHPPARAAWDTLTTVARRDWIFWIGAGKQAQTRVKRIASTCDMLAAGKRRVCCFDRSGMYSKAFAAPQAQ, encoded by the coding sequence ATGACCGGCGCCGCCGACCCGATCCGCTTCCAGGCGACACTGCTGCGTCCAGCCACGCCGCCGGACGCGTCCTGGTGTTTCCTGCTGCTGCCTGCGGCGGCCAGCGCCGCGCTGCCCACGCGTGGCCTGGCCAGCGTGGAGGGCCGGTTCGCCGGGCATCCGTTTCAGGCCACGCTGCAACCCGATGGGCAAGGCGGCCACTGGCTGCAGGTCGAGGAGGCGATGCTGGCGGCCGCGGCGGTCGAGGTCGGCACCACGATGACCCTGGAGATCGCGCCGGCGGCGGTGGAACCGGAACCCGTGCTGCCCGACGACCTGGCGCGCGCGCTGGTCGCGCATCCGCCTGCGCGTGCGGCCTGGGACACGCTGACCACGGTGGCGCGGCGCGACTGGATCTTCTGGATCGGCGCGGGCAAGCAGGCGCAGACGCGGGTCAAGCGCATCGCCAGCACTTGCGACATGCTCGCCGCGGGCAAGCGCCGGGTCTGCTGCTTCGATCGCTCGGGCATGTACAGCAAGGCCTTCGCCGCGCCGCAGGCGCAATGA